A region of the Bremerella alba genome:
TAAACGCGATCCCATTTTCGCAGCAGACCTGCATCGCAGCCGGCGGGCGGAACGAGACCGCCTCGGGCCAGTCGTTGCGAAGGTAGGTGCCAGCGCTAATCTGGGCGACCACGCGTTGACTGGGATCTTCCTTCGACTGGAAATCGACGCTCAGCATCTGATATTCCGTGTCGGTTGGGTTGTCAGCACGGGGGTAGCTCACGCTCATCAGCGACTCTGGCTTCCCGTCGACAATGTATCGGCACCAATCGAAGATCTCGGCCAGGTATCGCTGAATGATGAGCCAGCGAGGACTGTTGGCTCCTTGGGTAGGCGTAATTCGATGGTGGCAGAATATAAGCTTGGGGCGCCCAAGCTGCGTGGCGATCAATTCCTTCAGCCGAATCGTGGCCGGGGCGAAACGCCGTGGAAACTCGACCATAAAAGGAACTTTGGTCGATTCAACAAGCCGGACGACCTCGCTCTGGGACTCGGCGTCTAATTCCAATGCCGTATTCAGATAGACGGCTTTGCCGGCCAAGCAAGCCGATTGAAGCGGTAACAGCCCCGACCACTGTTGATCGAGCAGAAAGACCGCATCAATGTGGTCTGCCGAAATTGCTCGGCGGAAACCATGGGGGGAGAGCGCATTGAACTGCGATGCGGCGTTCTTTGCCCTTAAGGCCACTTCATCAAATATGAATTCGACCTTATAACGATCTTGAAGAGAGTGAAGGGCAGGGCGGTGACGCGACTCCCAATCGCACCCCAAGCCGACCACGCCGATATGTAACACCATACAGGGATACGTCCTTGAATTTCATCCAGGCGAATGCCTCGGTAGAGTTGCCGTAACTATTGGCTATTGAAGCATTTCTGCTAGCACAACTCTAGCCGGAATTGCAATTTCTTTTTCATTCTCTCAACCTTCGGCTACCAAGCAACTTGGTGTTCCGACCTGAAAAGTCTTTGGGAAGTTCTTATCTTGGACACTTGCCATGGACCTCTGAAT
Encoded here:
- a CDS encoding Gfo/Idh/MocA family protein; its protein translation is MVLHIGVVGLGCDWESRHRPALHSLQDRYKVEFIFDEVALRAKNAASQFNALSPHGFRRAISADHIDAVFLLDQQWSGLLPLQSACLAGKAVYLNTALELDAESQSEVVRLVESTKVPFMVEFPRRFAPATIRLKELIATQLGRPKLIFCHHRITPTQGANSPRWLIIQRYLAEIFDWCRYIVDGKPESLMSVSYPRADNPTDTEYQMLSVDFQSKEDPSQRVVAQISAGTYLRNDWPEAVSFRPPAAMQVCCENGIAFIDLPNTLIWFNGAGRHMESLEGERPVGERLFSAFHRLLENGNNHFDCLTEFRESTRVIQAARQSVAENRRVSF